In Natronococcus occultus SP4, the following proteins share a genomic window:
- the mdh gene encoding malate dehydrogenase — translation MTKVSVVGAAGTVGAAAGYNIALRDVADELVFVDIPDKEDDAVGQAADTNHGVAYDSNTTIRQGGYEDTAGSDVVVITAGIPRQPGQTRIDLAGDNAPIMEDIGSSLAEHNDDFVTVTTSNPVDLLNRHLYETGDRSREKVVGFGGRLDSARFRYVIAQRFDVPVQNVEATILGEHGDAQVPVFSKVRVDGKDVEFSDDEKEELLEELQTSAMNVIEKKGATEWGPATGVGHTVEAILRDTGEVLPCSVALEGEYGHENTAFGVPAKLGADGVEEVVEWDLTEFERNQLGEAAEKLSEQYDEIA, via the coding sequence CGGAACGGTCGGAGCAGCCGCGGGCTACAACATCGCGCTCCGAGACGTCGCGGACGAGCTCGTCTTCGTCGACATCCCCGACAAGGAAGACGACGCGGTCGGCCAGGCCGCCGACACGAACCACGGTGTCGCCTACGATTCGAACACGACGATCCGGCAGGGCGGCTACGAGGACACCGCCGGCTCGGACGTCGTCGTCATCACGGCCGGGATCCCGCGCCAGCCGGGCCAGACCCGGATCGATCTGGCCGGGGACAACGCCCCGATCATGGAAGACATCGGGTCCTCGCTGGCCGAGCACAACGACGACTTCGTCACCGTCACCACCTCGAACCCGGTCGACCTGCTGAACCGCCACCTCTACGAGACCGGCGATCGGAGCCGCGAGAAGGTGGTCGGCTTCGGCGGGCGGCTCGACTCCGCCCGGTTCCGGTACGTGATCGCCCAGCGCTTCGACGTCCCCGTCCAAAACGTCGAGGCGACGATCCTCGGCGAGCACGGCGACGCCCAGGTCCCGGTCTTCTCGAAGGTCCGCGTCGACGGCAAAGACGTCGAGTTCTCCGACGACGAGAAGGAGGAGCTGCTCGAGGAGCTGCAGACCTCGGCGATGAACGTCATCGAGAAGAAAGGCGCCACCGAGTGGGGGCCCGCGACGGGCGTCGGCCACACCGTCGAGGCGATCCTCCGTGACACCGGCGAGGTGTTGCCCTGCAGCGTCGCCCTCGAGGGCGAGTACGGCCACGAGAACACCGCCTTCGGCGTCCCCGCGAAGCTCGGCGCCGACGGCGTCGAGGAGGTCGTCGAGTGGGACCTGACCGAGTTCGAACGCAACCAGCTCGGCGAGGCCGCCGAGAAGCTCTCCGAGCAGTACGACGAGATCGCGTAA
- a CDS encoding inorganic phosphate transporter, which yields MVTPSFVLLVGIAVITCLCMAWVLGANSNSPPFAPAIGANAISTMRAAFVIGLLAAAGALMQGGSISETVGADLIDGVTITPLAATAGLLTAAAFMGIGIYTRYPIPAAFATTGAMVGVGLSLGGDPAIATYQRLGTFWLLVPIMSGGLAFATATLLRRDDVPETIGVPLLAGIVGAILANIRLGVIPDPAADQGTLARFVSTHIGGEPELAANVDVGMVLTTIALGVLAFGWIRRQVLVSVEGGIRSFLLILGGIVAFSSGGSQVGLATGPLEHLFRIELGLPGIVLLGIGATGILAGAWMAAPRLLQATSREYAQLGVRRSIAALVPGFIIAQLAIALGIPISLNNIVLSGVIGGGLAAGSAGVSRRKIGVTITFWLLTLGSSTAVSYGLYRAFATVAG from the coding sequence ATGGTCACGCCGTCGTTCGTCCTGCTCGTCGGGATCGCCGTCATCACCTGTCTGTGTATGGCGTGGGTGCTCGGGGCAAACAGTAACTCGCCGCCGTTCGCGCCAGCGATCGGTGCGAACGCGATTTCGACGATGCGAGCCGCGTTCGTCATCGGTTTGCTCGCGGCCGCTGGCGCGCTCATGCAGGGCGGGAGCATCTCCGAAACCGTCGGCGCGGACCTCATCGACGGCGTCACGATTACGCCGCTTGCCGCCACTGCGGGACTGCTCACCGCGGCGGCGTTTATGGGGATCGGCATCTACACCAGGTACCCGATCCCGGCGGCGTTCGCGACGACGGGCGCGATGGTTGGAGTCGGGCTTTCGCTGGGCGGAGATCCGGCCATCGCGACCTACCAGCGACTCGGCACGTTCTGGCTACTCGTCCCGATCATGTCCGGCGGGCTGGCGTTCGCCACGGCGACGCTGTTGCGACGCGACGACGTGCCCGAGACGATCGGCGTCCCGCTGCTCGCGGGCATCGTCGGGGCGATCCTCGCGAACATCCGACTCGGCGTGATTCCGGATCCGGCGGCCGACCAGGGGACGCTCGCACGGTTCGTCTCGACCCACATCGGGGGTGAGCCGGAGCTGGCTGCAAACGTCGACGTCGGGATGGTTCTCACGACGATCGCGCTCGGCGTGCTCGCGTTCGGGTGGATCCGCAGGCAAGTCCTCGTCTCCGTCGAAGGTGGAATCCGTTCGTTCCTGCTCATCCTGGGCGGGATCGTCGCGTTCTCCTCGGGCGGTTCGCAGGTCGGGCTCGCGACCGGTCCACTCGAGCACCTGTTCCGGATCGAGCTCGGCCTGCCGGGGATCGTCCTGCTCGGCATCGGGGCGACCGGTATTCTCGCCGGTGCGTGGATGGCCGCACCGCGGCTCCTACAGGCGACGTCCCGGGAGTATGCCCAGCTCGGCGTCCGCCGATCGATCGCCGCGCTCGTCCCGGGCTTTATTATCGCCCAACTGGCGATCGCGCTCGGAATCCCGATCTCGCTCAACAACATCGTCCTCTCTGGGGTCATCGGCGGCGGGCTGGCCGCGGGCTCCGCTGGCGTCTCGCGGCGCAAGATCGGCGTGACGATCACCTTCTGGCTGCTGACGCTGGGGAGCTCGACCGCTGTCAGCTACGGACTCTACCGAGCGTTCGCGACGGTCGCCGGGTGA
- a CDS encoding DUF7344 domain-containing protein, whose translation MSDTHKDLSALTNGAPEHTVDELLGLLSEREIRTTLGYLYDHSDATVDELAAVVAGTEAVGEETIAGQRAYDRARISLHHSVLPQLDDHGLLEFDPDAGAVDEVDIPSAVYEVLGVGG comes from the coding sequence ATGAGTGACACTCACAAGGATCTCTCCGCGCTCACGAACGGTGCTCCCGAGCACACCGTCGACGAGCTCCTCGGACTCCTTTCCGAGCGGGAGATCCGCACCACGCTGGGTTACCTGTACGATCACTCGGACGCCACGGTCGACGAACTCGCCGCGGTGGTCGCCGGTACCGAGGCCGTCGGCGAAGAAACGATCGCCGGACAGCGGGCGTACGATCGGGCCCGAATCAGTCTCCACCACTCGGTGTTGCCCCAGCTCGACGACCACGGGCTCCTCGAGTTCGATCCCGACGCGGGTGCCGTCGACGAGGTCGACATCCCGTCGGCCGTCTACGAGGTGCTCGGGGTCGGCGGATGA
- a CDS encoding ferredoxin, with amino-acid sequence MKVEFDEDTCIGMYQCVAEWDAFEKDKSAGKAVLEDAEEVEDGIFVREVPEDAELDAKFAARTCPVDAITIYDDDGEQLIP; translated from the coding sequence ATGAAGGTCGAATTCGACGAGGACACCTGTATCGGAATGTACCAGTGCGTCGCCGAGTGGGACGCCTTCGAGAAGGACAAATCGGCGGGGAAGGCCGTCCTCGAGGACGCCGAGGAGGTCGAAGACGGGATCTTCGTCCGCGAGGTGCCCGAGGACGCCGAACTCGACGCGAAGTTCGCGGCCCGGACCTGTCCCGTCGACGCGATCACGATCTACGACGACGACGGCGAGCAGCTGATTCCCTGA
- a CDS encoding universal stress protein — protein MADPDRVLVPTLGHPGEDEGLAYALETFPDAAVTLLAVVTPLDAPLSEGGVLERSDERTDRSRDRASRLLETVDTPEAADRVRIEVAEGRPGTVIPQYASEHDVDHVVMYGHESRTTGFVRRFLGRGVATTVINRTSRPVTVVE, from the coding sequence ATGGCTGACCCGGACCGCGTTCTCGTTCCGACCCTCGGCCATCCGGGGGAAGACGAGGGACTCGCCTATGCTCTCGAGACGTTTCCCGACGCCGCGGTCACGCTGCTTGCGGTCGTGACGCCGCTCGACGCGCCGTTGAGCGAGGGCGGGGTGCTCGAGCGAAGCGACGAACGGACGGATCGGTCGCGCGACCGTGCGTCTCGGCTGCTGGAGACGGTCGACACTCCGGAAGCCGCGGATCGGGTTCGGATCGAGGTCGCGGAGGGACGGCCCGGCACCGTCATCCCGCAGTACGCGAGCGAGCACGACGTCGACCACGTCGTCATGTACGGCCACGAGAGCAGGACGACGGGGTTCGTTCGGCGGTTTCTCGGCCGCGGCGTCGCCACGACGGTCATCAACCGGACATCGCGTCCGGTGACGGTCGTCGAGTAG